The following are encoded together in the Bradymonas sediminis genome:
- a CDS encoding addiction module protein yields the protein MSLAPQDVEAAALALSRTKRAELARRLIASLDDEDLITAAWKDEARQRVEGYRDGSVESVSAEDVMHEARERASS from the coding sequence ATGTCATTAGCACCCCAAGACGTTGAAGCGGCAGCACTCGCGTTGTCGCGGACCAAACGTGCGGAGCTCGCGCGTCGGTTGATCGCAAGCCTTGATGACGAGGATTTAATTACCGCCGCGTGGAAAGACGAGGCGCGGCAACGCGTCGAGGGCTACCGGGACGGGAGCGTTGAGTCCGTTTCGGCAGAAGATGTGATGCATGAGGCGCGGGAACGCGCGTCATCATGA